The Candidatus Poribacteria bacterium genome includes the window AAACGCCACACTTGGCAGATCTCTCTTATCGTTCTTACGAGCAGCTGCCGATTCGACCGATGGTACCGGAACCCAGTGGATCGACATTAGATCCTTGGCCTCCGGAGGCACCGAATAGTTAAGGCGATAGAAATCTGTTATCCTTCGCCTTGCCTCTGCGTCACCGCTTTGAAAACTAGCACGGCGAGTACTGCGCCGATAATCTGCATCAGGATAAATACCGCTCCATCGACAGGCATTACACCTGCCGCCGCGTAGGTGAACATCCGTGCAAAAGTAACTTGCGGGTTGGCGAACATGGTGCTTGATGTCGCAATTAGCTGTCCGCCAACTAACATGCCAACCACCAAGGAGAGTTTATCCGATTGGTTGTGCACCAAAAGGAGAATTGCAAGAACAAGAATGAAGGTGCATAGAATCTCCGAAAAATAGTTCCCTCCCGGGCGGGCTACTTCAGAAACAGTGATCAGTTCGGGAATTTTATGATAGAACATCAGATGCGAAAAGATTGTCCCTGTAAATCCACCGGCGACCTGCGCCAACATATAAATTAACGCCTGTTTCCAGCCGATTTTACCACCGATTGCCATTGCAAGGCTTACCGCGGGGTTGAAATGGGCACCGCTGATAGGACCAAATATCTCAACGAGGGTAAAAAGAATAAACCCAATGGCAATGCCACCAGCTAGGATCGTGAGATTGATCTCGGCACCTAGTACTTGATTGAAAAGGATAATTGGCGCGATTGCCGCCATGACGAGGAACAGCGACCCCAAATACTCACTCAGAATTCGAGAACCTATCGCATATTCTTCTTGCTTTGATGCCATTTGAAACCTCCGTTTGTCTTTTTATTAATCGAATGCTTATTCCAATCGTCCCATTGCAGCAGGGACACCTTATCATACTGATTTCTGGAAAAATTATCAAAGCAAAATTCTATACACATGTCGCCCCGCTGGGGCTTGAGAGTCGGTTTCATTGTGCTTGCTATATACATATCGCCCCGCTGGGGCTTTAGGTGACCACTTGAGTTAATTTAATTTTATGGCTGGAACCTTCAAAGGATTGAAACGATATGAAAATTACACAACTCGAAATTCTCCCCGCGCCATTTCAGGGGCGGGCGTATATTTACGTCAAGCTGCACACCGATGAAGGTATTATCGGCATCGGCGAAGCGTCCTGTTCGGGAAAAGAGGGCGCATTGGTGGGCGCATTGCGAGATGTTGAAAATGTGCTGATTGGAGAAGACCCATTTCAGGTCGAGAAACTCTGGCAGATGATTTATCGCAACGCTTTCTGGCGAGGTGGTCCGGTGCTCATCGGTGCGCTATCCGGCATTGAGCATGCACTCTGGGATATCAAAGGGAAAGCCTTGAACGTCCCGGTGTACGAGTTGATAGGCGGCATGTATCGGCACAAGATGAAGGTTTACTGCTGGATTGGCGGGAGCACACCAGAATCTTGGGCGGAGGCGGCTGTACAACGGCTTGAAGCGGGTTGGGGCGGACTGAAATTTACGCCATTTGATCCGACGGGCCCCGCCTTCAGTCTCGCTCACGGCAAAAAAGTGGAAGCAATAGTCAAAGCGGTGCGCGAAGCGGTCGGCGACGAGGTCCCAATCGCGATTGATGGTCACGGTCGCCTGAACCCCGTCAACGCAATGGAAATGGCAAAACGGATTGAACCTTACGGCATCCTCTTTTTCGAGGAGGCGGTGCTCCCAGAATCGGTCGATGCGATGGCAACGCTGCGTCGGAATGCAGGCGTTCCAATCGCCACCGGAGAGCGACTCTACACGCGCTACCCCTTCCGCGAGTATCTCGTCAAGGGCGCCGTGGATGTCGTCCAACCCGATATCTGTACCTGCGGTGGCATTATGGAAGCGTTCAAGATTGCGGCGATGGCAGACGCGTTTTTCGCCACGATTGCGCCACACAATCCACTGAGTCCCCTGTCAACGGTGATTTGCCTACACTTGGACACCGTCGTGCCAAACTTTCTTATCCAAGAAGTCCCGAACGGAAATAATCCGGAACGGAAGAACCTCATCGATGGGTTTGAAGAGAAGCCAGTCGATGGACATCTGAAAGTGCCGCAGGGGCCAGGTTGGGGCGTTTCGCTAAACGAAGATTATATCCGCTCGCTTTCAGGTGATCCCTCACGCGGGAAGTGGGATGCCTTCGGTGTCGATGGCTCCATCCTTGATCTGTAAAGATAAAATAAAAAGAAAACTATAAATTTCCCCATTTTCCCCGTTGTTTTAATGTGTTGAGATTAAAAGTGAGGAAACGTTAGTATGCGATTGAGTTTAATTTTCTCCCTCATGTATTTGTGCATCATTGGAAGCAGTCTTGGAGGCACGGTTTATGCTGCTGAGGATTCACATCCACACGAAGCAGCTCTCAAGAATCCCGATGGGACATGGAAGTGGGCGAATGCCCTCATCGGTGAAACAAGCCCTTATCTGCTTCTACATGCCCACAATCCGGTTGACTGGTATCCGTGGGGTCCCGAGGCGTTGGATCGGGCGAAGGCTGAAAACAGACCGATTTTCCTCTCCGTGGGTTATTCTACCTGCTACTGGTGTCACGTCATGGAACGGAAGGTGTTCTCAGATCCAGAGATAGCCGATCAGATGAATGCCCTGTTCATTAACATCAAGGTAGATCGGGAAGAACGCCCGGATATAGATGAGATTTATATGACCGCCACCCAAATCATGACAGGTTCTGGCGGTTGGCCCAACTCTGTTTTTTTGACGCCTGATCTTCTCCCTTTTTTCGGGGGAACTTACTTTCCACCGGAGGATAGTCGGGGTCGTCCCGGCTTTCCGAGAGTCCTAAACGCACTGCATGAGGTGTGGACTAATCAACAGGCGGAGGTCATAGCACAGGCGGAGAAGATAACGGAAGTCATCATACAGGCAACGGCTGCCGCCCCGGCTTCCATCGGGGAAGCGCCGCTGGATAGGAAGCTGATCTCGGCAGCGGTGAAAGCACTGCGATCGAGGTATGACGCTACACACGGCGGCTTCGGTGGCGCGCCAAAGTTTCCGAGC containing:
- the dgoD gene encoding galactonate dehydratase gives rise to the protein MKITQLEILPAPFQGRAYIYVKLHTDEGIIGIGEASCSGKEGALVGALRDVENVLIGEDPFQVEKLWQMIYRNAFWRGGPVLIGALSGIEHALWDIKGKALNVPVYELIGGMYRHKMKVYCWIGGSTPESWAEAAVQRLEAGWGGLKFTPFDPTGPAFSLAHGKKVEAIVKAVREAVGDEVPIAIDGHGRLNPVNAMEMAKRIEPYGILFFEEAVLPESVDAMATLRRNAGVPIATGERLYTRYPFREYLVKGAVDVVQPDICTCGGIMEAFKIAAMADAFFATIAPHNPLSPLSTVICLHLDTVVPNFLIQEVPNGNNPERKNLIDGFEEKPVDGHLKVPQGPGWGVSLNEDYIRSLSGDPSRGKWDAFGVDGSILDL
- a CDS encoding aquaporin; the protein is MASKQEEYAIGSRILSEYLGSLFLVMAAIAPIILFNQVLGAEINLTILAGGIAIGFILFTLVEIFGPISGAHFNPAVSLAMAIGGKIGWKQALIYMLAQVAGGFTGTIFSHLMFYHKIPELITVSEVARPGGNYFSEILCTFILVLAILLLVHNQSDKLSLVVGMLVGGQLIATSSTMFANPQVTFARMFTYAAAGVMPVDGAVFILMQIIGAVLAVLVFKAVTQRQGEG